In Xanthomonas sacchari, a genomic segment contains:
- the bcsZ gene encoding cellulose synthase complex periplasmic endoglucanase BcsZ — MNGHTGQRRRLLGGLLAAGAATLLPPARAALAAAPACAPWREWTAFVDKHLDASGRVIDFQHADQRSTSEGQSYALFFALVANDQVLFERVLGWTRHNLCGGRPQQVLPAWLWGRASDGGWRVLDGNSASDADLWIAYVLLEAGRLWQRPGYTQAGLQTLALVRRTELAELPGFGSMVLPAAKGFVKPQRWTLNPSYLPIQLLRRFAAVDPKGPWAGLATRSARLLRDSAPIGFAPDWTAWDGRAFGVDPDKGALGSYDAIRVYLWAGMLDPAEPLRKALLDDLSGPLQQLRAQGHLDEKIDTRHGVGSGQAPPGFSAALLPYLSALREPALLKAQAQRIPAPGAAAAARLPYYDRVLILFGRAWLDNRYRFSADGALQPAWRTQCSA; from the coding sequence GTGAACGGACACACCGGCCAACGCCGTCGCCTGCTTGGCGGCCTGCTCGCCGCCGGTGCGGCGACGCTGCTGCCGCCGGCGCGCGCCGCGCTTGCGGCGGCGCCGGCCTGCGCGCCGTGGCGCGAGTGGACCGCGTTCGTCGACAAGCATCTCGATGCCAGCGGGCGGGTGATCGATTTCCAGCACGCCGACCAGCGCAGCACCTCCGAAGGCCAGTCCTACGCGCTGTTCTTCGCGCTGGTGGCCAACGACCAGGTGCTGTTCGAGCGGGTACTCGGCTGGACCCGGCACAACCTGTGCGGCGGCCGCCCGCAACAGGTGCTGCCGGCCTGGCTGTGGGGCCGCGCCAGCGACGGCGGCTGGCGCGTGCTCGACGGCAACAGCGCCAGCGACGCCGACCTGTGGATCGCCTACGTGCTGCTCGAGGCCGGGCGCCTGTGGCAACGGCCGGGTTATACCCAGGCCGGCCTGCAGACGCTGGCGCTGGTGCGTCGCACCGAACTGGCCGAGCTGCCCGGGTTCGGCAGCATGGTGTTGCCGGCGGCCAAGGGCTTCGTCAAGCCGCAGCGCTGGACGCTCAACCCCAGCTACCTGCCGATCCAACTGCTGCGGCGCTTCGCCGCAGTCGATCCGAAGGGGCCGTGGGCCGGCCTGGCCACGCGCAGCGCGCGGCTGCTGCGCGACAGCGCGCCGATCGGTTTCGCGCCGGACTGGACCGCCTGGGACGGCCGCGCATTCGGCGTCGATCCGGACAAGGGCGCGCTGGGCAGCTACGACGCGATCCGCGTGTACCTGTGGGCCGGCATGCTCGACCCCGCCGAGCCGCTGCGCAAGGCGCTGCTCGACGACCTGTCCGGGCCGCTGCAGCAACTGCGCGCGCAGGGCCATCTCGACGAGAAGATCGACACCCGCCACGGCGTCGGCAGCGGCCAGGCGCCGCCCGGCTTCTCCGCCGCCCTGCTGCCATACCTGAGCGCGCTGCGCGAACCGGCGCTGCTCAAGGCGCAGGCGCAACGCATTCCCGCGCCCGGCGCTGCCGCCGCGGCCCGGCTTCCCTACTACGACCGGGTGCTGATCCTGTTCGGCCGCGCCTGGCTCGACAACCGCTATCGTTTTTCCGCAGACGGCGCGCTGCAGCCCGCCTGGAGAACCCAATGCTCCGCATGA
- the bcsA gene encoding UDP-forming cellulose synthase catalytic subunit — protein sequence MSAASASHAARPLHVLATWSLWLLGAVSLVFVVAIPMDVPQQLLFSLVVFAAAMLLRRSGSRLAILVMMALSLAVSSRYIWWRLTQTVGMSSPVDLSLGLGLLLAELYAFVILALGYFQVLWPLNRRPLPLPADQREWPSVDLFIPTYNEPLSVVRSTILAASVMDWPADKLNIYLLDDGRREEFRAFCEQAGIHYVTRTNNFHAKAGNINAALKKSSGDYVAIFDCDHIPTRSFLQVAMGWFLRDPKLAVVQMPHYFFSADPFERNLGNHGKVPNEGELFYGLLQDGNDQWDATFFCGSCAVIKRKPLEEVGGVAVETVTEDAHTALKLHRRGYRSAYIAVPQAAGLATESLSGHVAQRIRWARGMAQIARLDNPLLGKGLRLSQRLCYANAMLHFFYGLPRIVYLTAPLAFLFFGAHVIHASALMILAYALPHILQANLTNLRTQGKFRHLLWNEVYETTLAWYILRPTLVALFNPKLGKFNVTPKGGLVPRSYFDGQIAKPYLFLLVLNLAGLAAGVMRLLSVQAGGEEQTIWFNLAWTAYNVLLLGATIATASEMRQVRRSHRVPLDIPASLHLADGRELACRTVNFSTGGMALRLLAPVPVEPDMPVEIELPQRGSAKRLPAMVRHDRDGEISIQFRPMSIEQERWLVACTFARADIWVSQWGRHDRDRFWVSLGRVFAASMRGFRRLGQHIGSSARSGWRGRAAGEEAAP from the coding sequence ATGAGCGCTGCCTCCGCGTCGCATGCCGCGCGCCCGCTGCATGTCCTGGCCACCTGGTCGCTGTGGCTGCTGGGCGCCGTGTCGCTGGTCTTCGTCGTGGCCATCCCGATGGATGTGCCGCAGCAGCTGCTGTTCTCGCTGGTGGTGTTCGCCGCGGCGATGCTGCTGCGGCGCAGCGGCAGCCGCCTGGCGATCCTGGTGATGATGGCGCTGTCGCTGGCGGTGTCCTCGCGCTACATCTGGTGGCGCCTGACCCAGACCGTGGGCATGAGCAGTCCCGTCGACCTGAGCCTGGGCCTGGGCCTGCTGCTGGCCGAGCTGTACGCGTTCGTGATCCTGGCGCTGGGCTACTTCCAGGTGCTGTGGCCGCTCAACCGGCGGCCGCTGCCGCTGCCGGCCGACCAGCGCGAATGGCCCAGCGTCGACCTGTTCATTCCCACCTACAACGAACCGCTGTCGGTGGTGCGCTCGACCATCCTCGCCGCCAGCGTGATGGACTGGCCGGCCGACAAGCTCAACATCTACCTGCTCGACGACGGCCGCCGCGAGGAATTCCGCGCGTTCTGCGAGCAGGCCGGCATCCACTACGTCACCCGCACCAACAACTTCCACGCCAAGGCCGGCAACATCAACGCCGCGCTGAAGAAGTCCAGCGGCGACTACGTGGCGATCTTCGACTGCGACCACATCCCCACGCGCTCGTTCCTGCAGGTGGCGATGGGCTGGTTCCTGCGCGACCCGAAGCTGGCGGTGGTGCAGATGCCGCACTACTTCTTCTCCGCCGATCCGTTCGAGCGCAATCTCGGCAACCACGGCAAGGTGCCCAACGAGGGCGAGCTGTTCTACGGCCTGCTGCAGGACGGCAACGACCAGTGGGACGCCACGTTCTTCTGCGGCTCGTGCGCGGTGATCAAGCGCAAGCCGCTGGAGGAAGTGGGCGGGGTGGCGGTGGAGACCGTCACCGAGGACGCGCACACCGCGCTGAAGCTGCACCGCCGCGGCTATCGCAGCGCCTACATCGCGGTGCCGCAGGCCGCCGGCCTGGCCACCGAGAGCCTGTCCGGCCACGTCGCCCAGCGCATCCGCTGGGCGCGCGGCATGGCGCAGATCGCGCGGCTGGACAACCCGCTGCTGGGCAAGGGCCTGCGCCTGTCGCAGCGGCTGTGCTACGCCAACGCGATGCTGCACTTCTTCTACGGGCTGCCGCGCATCGTCTACCTCACCGCGCCGCTGGCCTTCCTGTTCTTCGGCGCGCACGTGATCCACGCCTCGGCGCTGATGATCCTGGCCTACGCGCTGCCGCACATCCTGCAGGCCAACCTGACCAACCTGCGCACCCAGGGCAAGTTCCGCCATCTGTTGTGGAACGAGGTCTACGAGACCACCCTGGCCTGGTACATCCTGCGCCCGACGCTGGTGGCGCTGTTCAATCCCAAGCTCGGCAAGTTCAACGTCACCCCCAAGGGCGGCCTGGTGCCGCGCAGCTACTTCGACGGGCAGATCGCCAAGCCGTACCTGTTCCTGCTGGTGCTCAACCTGGCCGGCCTGGCCGCCGGGGTGATGCGCCTGCTCAGCGTGCAGGCCGGCGGCGAGGAGCAGACCATCTGGTTCAACCTGGCCTGGACCGCGTACAACGTGCTGCTGCTCGGCGCCACCATCGCCACCGCCAGCGAGATGCGCCAGGTGCGCCGTTCGCACCGCGTGCCGCTGGACATCCCGGCCAGCCTGCACCTGGCCGACGGGCGCGAACTGGCCTGCCGCACGGTCAACTTCTCCACCGGCGGCATGGCCCTGCGCCTGCTCGCGCCGGTGCCGGTGGAGCCGGACATGCCGGTGGAGATCGAACTGCCGCAGCGCGGCAGCGCCAAGCGCCTGCCGGCGATGGTGCGCCACGACCGCGACGGCGAAATCAGCATCCAGTTCCGGCCGATGTCGATCGAGCAGGAGCGCTGGCTGGTGGCCTGCACCTTCGCCCGCGCCGACATCTGGGTGTCGCAGTGGGGCCGCCACGACCGCGACCGCTTCTGGGTGTCGCTGGGGCGCGTGTTCGCGGCCAGCATGCGCGGCTTCCGGCGCCTCGGCCAGCACATCGGCAGCAGCGCGCGCAGCGGCTGGCGCGGTCGCGCGGCCGGCGAGGAGGCCGCGCCATGA
- the bcsB gene encoding cellulose biosynthesis cyclic di-GMP-binding regulatory protein BcsB yields the protein MRLPALAACCLTVLSGLALAKEPTLPATTRAPAAAATATARPAPVERERSATLKQLGVDYEMTLRGIQGSAGIAFSTRTDEVVQAANLHLVYSYSPALLPDLSHLKVSVNGVTVATLPVSRENAGKLQQSDVPIDPRLISDYNRLNLQLIGHYTRDCEDPDHTSLWANIDPSTRLSLTATPLLLRNDLALLPVPFYDKRDTRRLDLPFVFPQRPDLAMLRSAGIVASWFGAQAGYRGASFGVTIGEVPLTGNAVLFATAATLPAELAATQAGLNEIAGPTLAMITNPRDATGKLLLVLGRDDAELQQAAIALSLGTPFNGPVARIGELKQAQPRKPYDAPNWISSDRPVRFGDLVAQTSQLNVSGYHPDLIRVGLQLPPDLFVWQRDGIPVNLRYRYTVPETQNKSALNVSINDAFVTTLPLTGHAYAESLPLRWWHALSPKGAMPVEQTLLLPTGPFSANSQLRFHFFFDRPQAEACKNTFPDVSGAIDADSTVDLSSFHHYMAMPNLAAFGNAGFPFTRLADLSESTVVVPDEIGDQDMANLLTLLGRLGASTGYPALRVTLIHAADVDKHADSDLLVFGSLRSQPLFQRWSAALPIGDGASGRRFAMSDWVLDKLPGFLSVDPRRTDLPTTAEVAVKPAPGDVVLMGFQSPLKAGRSVVALLAEDPASVEDFFDAWFEPATLKDFQGSVVLLQKGKVRSLAGNQTYYVGHLPLPTWARWYFSQHPLLLGLAVLALSMLLALAARVVLRRHSAARLQEGR from the coding sequence ATGCGTCTCCCTGCCCTGGCTGCATGCTGTCTCACGGTCCTGTCCGGCCTGGCCCTGGCCAAGGAGCCGACCCTTCCCGCCACCACGCGCGCGCCGGCCGCCGCAGCGACCGCCACGGCGCGGCCGGCCCCGGTCGAACGCGAGCGCTCGGCCACGCTCAAGCAGCTCGGCGTGGACTACGAGATGACCCTGCGCGGCATCCAGGGCAGCGCAGGCATCGCCTTCAGCACGCGTACCGACGAGGTGGTGCAGGCGGCGAACCTGCACCTGGTCTACAGCTATTCGCCGGCGCTGCTGCCGGACCTGTCGCACCTGAAGGTCAGCGTCAACGGCGTCACCGTGGCGACCCTGCCGGTCAGCCGCGAGAACGCCGGCAAGCTGCAGCAGAGCGACGTGCCGATCGATCCGCGCCTGATCAGCGACTACAACCGGCTCAATCTGCAGCTGATCGGCCACTACACCCGCGACTGCGAGGACCCGGACCACACCAGCCTGTGGGCCAACATCGATCCGTCCACGCGGCTGTCGCTGACCGCCACCCCGCTGCTGCTGCGCAACGATCTGGCGCTGCTGCCGGTGCCGTTCTACGACAAGCGCGATACGCGCCGCCTGGACCTGCCGTTCGTGTTCCCGCAGCGCCCGGACCTGGCCATGCTGCGCAGCGCCGGCATCGTCGCCTCCTGGTTCGGCGCGCAGGCCGGCTACCGCGGCGCGTCCTTCGGCGTGACCATCGGCGAGGTGCCGCTCACCGGCAACGCGGTGCTGTTCGCCACCGCCGCGACCCTGCCGGCGGAGCTGGCCGCGACCCAGGCCGGCCTGAACGAGATCGCCGGGCCGACCCTGGCGATGATCACCAACCCGCGCGATGCCACCGGCAAGCTGCTGCTGGTGCTGGGCCGCGACGACGCCGAGCTGCAGCAGGCCGCCATCGCGCTGAGCCTGGGCACGCCGTTCAATGGCCCGGTGGCGCGCATCGGCGAACTGAAGCAGGCGCAGCCGCGCAAGCCCTACGACGCGCCCAACTGGATCTCCAGCGACAGGCCGGTGCGCTTCGGCGACCTGGTCGCGCAGACTTCGCAATTGAACGTCAGCGGCTACCACCCCGACCTGATCCGGGTCGGCCTGCAACTGCCGCCGGACCTGTTCGTGTGGCAGCGCGACGGCATCCCGGTCAACCTGCGCTATCGCTACACGGTGCCGGAGACGCAGAACAAATCCGCGCTCAACGTCAGCATCAACGACGCCTTCGTGACCACGCTGCCGCTGACCGGCCACGCCTACGCCGAGTCGTTGCCGCTGCGCTGGTGGCACGCGCTCTCGCCCAAGGGCGCGATGCCGGTGGAGCAGACGCTGCTGCTGCCGACCGGACCGTTCTCGGCCAACAGCCAGCTGCGCTTCCACTTCTTCTTCGACCGCCCGCAGGCGGAGGCGTGCAAGAACACCTTCCCCGACGTGTCCGGCGCGATCGACGCCGATTCCACTGTGGACCTGAGTTCGTTCCATCACTACATGGCGATGCCGAACCTGGCCGCGTTCGGCAATGCCGGCTTCCCGTTCACCCGCCTGGCCGACCTGTCCGAGTCGACCGTGGTGGTGCCCGACGAGATCGGCGACCAGGACATGGCCAATCTGTTGACCCTGCTCGGCCGGCTCGGCGCGTCGACCGGCTACCCGGCGCTGCGGGTGACCCTGATCCACGCCGCCGACGTCGACAAGCACGCCGACAGCGACCTGCTGGTGTTCGGCAGCCTGCGCTCGCAGCCGCTGTTCCAGCGCTGGAGCGCGGCGTTGCCGATCGGCGATGGCGCCAGCGGGCGGCGCTTCGCGATGAGCGACTGGGTGCTGGACAAGCTGCCCGGCTTCCTGTCGGTCGATCCGCGCCGCACCGACCTGCCGACCACCGCCGAGGTGGCGGTGAAGCCCGCGCCCGGCGACGTGGTGCTGATGGGCTTCCAGTCGCCGCTGAAGGCCGGGCGCAGCGTGGTGGCGCTGCTGGCCGAGGACCCGGCCAGCGTCGAGGACTTCTTCGACGCCTGGTTCGAGCCGGCCACGCTGAAGGACTTCCAGGGCAGCGTGGTGCTGTTGCAGAAGGGCAAGGTGCGCAGCCTGGCCGGCAACCAGACCTACTACGTCGGCCACCTGCCGCTGCCGACCTGGGCGCGCTGGTACTTCTCGCAGCACCCGCTGCTGCTGGGGCTGGCCGTGCTGGCGCTGAGCATGCTGTTGGCGCTGGCCGCGCGCGTGGTGCTGCGCCGGCATTCGGCGGCGCGGTTGCAGGAAGGGCGGTGA
- a CDS encoding cellulose synthase subunit BcsC-related outer membrane protein, which produces MLRMNLKPLYLAGMIDLCLLAGSAHAQNAAATQQLVSQGNYWHDQGRDDLAADAWRKLLQVDPNQPDALLGLAQIDLAQGRQTDARKRLAQLQKAHPQAPQTQRLAMAIGGTADNVDLRNARRAAAAGRYVDAVRAYQALFDGKGPPDALALEYYQVLAGTPQGWEGARDGLRRLAAAQPDNTAAALALAQVLTYREPSRREGIAQLAALSKRADVAGPARAAWRQALLWLNAGLADAPLYQAFLAANPNDAEVANKLTQLQARRAQGGDPAGEQLGEGFKALNAGNLALAEQRFAQVLRARPRDAEALGGLGSVRLRQQRFGEAQELLRPAAAANGKWRGALDSARYWLQLQQAQAARTRGDSDAALRLVQQAVKLKPEEAAGYALLGDLQSASDAAAAEKSYREALRLHADDPGALQGLIALYSRQGRASEASALFARLSPAQRQQAGGEAALKANLQRARAQQALEAGDTVTAQSELEAAMVDNPGDPWVRLDLARLYQQAGRPDQARSVMDGLLAVHGDMPEALYANALLAQERGDWASAYASLERIPANARTAEMRALRNTAWVEQQAAQARLLQQQGRGGEAQLLLGRTEAALGDALEQPALLAAMAGAYADIGSNQRALTLAQRLVAHDPTTEARLQYAGVLLRAHQDAELAATLRQLRDSDMSAEQQRRYQALRSGYVLRQVDALRELGNLEAAYDALAPLLAQQNQDPQAVAALARLYAAAGDQRQALVLYQQQLQQSPNDLDTLIAAANTAAALRDLRGAEDYLQRALAQAPESPQVLAAAGRVYRSAGKNRKAERYFRAALAAQAREAGQYDNGLPAANGPAAYAAAGRPLNPFAGMTGRMPRSAAVVSDSLGGGVPAPAYAAPALPAPATALTGGDDLPPPASAGATGVALAALPVPGQRSPIARGAPRALADDGLLAAAPRASLRQPAVPSASAGGSSVLDELREVQAENSDSLATGASYRARDGEAGLGRLRDLEVPLHGEFAVGEGKLQVDVTPTLLDAGALGTGYATASRFGAGPVAAMGDALAADRTPIDSLVGSDLYQLLLTEGNNNATRNALRTYAVNTGLYNKLFNDTDPALTNAQREAAALQALYAEPLSAFLLGNTAADTAIGTLASAILGDASRSADLSAADIARFRNLAANPTAAALTPAGFSQALYTMAANGNGARRMDQDARGVGVAVTYKNGGFSADLGSTPVGFPERRIIGGVGYRGQAGDSLTYSGEVFRRAVSDSLLSFGGVDDGRAGLGWGGVTSNGLRLSATLDNGLLGGYASVGADRLVGRNVASNDHRQVDLGVYVHALDTENQSLTAGLNLTAMQYDKNLGGYTYGQGGYFSPQDYVDLGFPVHWSGRTAGRTVNWSVDASVGVQHFRSDDSPYFPTSAQMQQAAYDAASLAALLGLTDRYVAPVYAGQSKTGMSYNIAGAAEWQIAPQLFLGGRLLFNNARDYTQFSTNLYVRFVLDRLGAGLGRRPQVLASPYVPE; this is translated from the coding sequence ATGCTCCGCATGAACCTCAAGCCCCTGTACCTGGCCGGCATGATCGACCTGTGCCTGCTGGCCGGCAGCGCGCACGCGCAGAACGCCGCCGCCACCCAGCAGCTGGTCAGCCAGGGCAACTACTGGCACGACCAGGGCCGCGACGATCTCGCCGCCGACGCCTGGCGCAAGTTGCTGCAGGTCGATCCGAACCAGCCCGACGCCTTGCTCGGCCTGGCCCAGATCGATCTGGCGCAGGGCCGCCAGACCGACGCGCGCAAGCGCCTGGCGCAATTGCAGAAGGCGCATCCGCAGGCGCCGCAGACCCAGCGCCTGGCCATGGCGATCGGCGGGACCGCCGACAACGTCGATCTGCGCAACGCGCGCCGCGCCGCGGCCGCCGGGCGCTACGTGGACGCGGTGCGCGCCTACCAGGCGCTGTTCGACGGCAAGGGCCCGCCGGACGCGCTGGCGCTGGAGTACTACCAGGTGCTGGCCGGCACGCCGCAGGGCTGGGAGGGCGCACGCGACGGCCTGCGCCGCCTGGCCGCCGCGCAGCCGGACAACACCGCCGCGGCGCTGGCGCTGGCGCAGGTGCTGACCTATCGCGAACCGTCGCGGCGCGAGGGCATCGCCCAGCTCGCCGCGCTGAGCAAGCGCGCCGATGTCGCCGGCCCGGCCCGCGCCGCCTGGCGCCAGGCCCTGCTGTGGCTCAATGCCGGCCTCGCCGATGCGCCGCTGTACCAGGCGTTCCTGGCCGCCAATCCGAACGATGCCGAGGTCGCCAACAAGCTGACGCAGCTGCAGGCGCGGCGCGCGCAAGGCGGCGACCCGGCCGGCGAACAGTTGGGCGAGGGCTTCAAGGCGCTCAATGCCGGCAACCTGGCGCTGGCCGAACAGCGCTTCGCGCAGGTGCTGCGCGCGCGTCCGCGCGATGCCGAGGCGCTCGGTGGCCTGGGCTCGGTGCGGCTGCGCCAGCAGCGCTTCGGCGAAGCGCAGGAACTGCTGCGTCCGGCCGCGGCCGCCAACGGCAAGTGGCGCGGCGCGCTGGACAGCGCGCGCTACTGGCTGCAGTTGCAGCAGGCGCAGGCCGCGCGCACGCGCGGCGACAGCGATGCCGCGCTGCGCCTGGTCCAGCAGGCGGTCAAGCTCAAGCCCGAGGAGGCCGCCGGCTACGCGCTGCTGGGCGACCTGCAGTCGGCCAGCGATGCCGCCGCGGCCGAGAAGAGCTACCGCGAGGCGCTGCGCCTGCATGCCGACGATCCCGGCGCGCTGCAGGGCCTGATCGCCCTGTACAGCCGCCAGGGCCGGGCCTCCGAGGCCAGTGCGTTGTTCGCCCGGCTCAGCCCGGCGCAGCGCCAGCAGGCCGGCGGTGAGGCCGCGCTGAAAGCCAACCTGCAGCGCGCCCGCGCGCAGCAGGCGCTCGAGGCTGGCGACACCGTGACCGCGCAGAGCGAGCTGGAGGCGGCCATGGTCGACAACCCCGGCGATCCGTGGGTGCGCCTGGACCTGGCGCGCCTGTACCAGCAGGCCGGGCGTCCGGACCAGGCGCGCAGCGTCATGGACGGCCTGCTCGCGGTGCATGGCGACATGCCCGAGGCGCTGTACGCCAACGCGCTGCTGGCGCAGGAACGCGGCGACTGGGCCAGCGCCTACGCCAGCCTGGAGCGCATCCCGGCTAATGCGCGCACCGCCGAGATGCGTGCGCTGCGCAACACCGCCTGGGTGGAACAGCAGGCGGCGCAGGCGCGCCTGCTGCAACAGCAGGGCCGCGGCGGCGAAGCGCAGTTGCTGCTGGGCCGCACCGAGGCCGCGCTGGGCGATGCGCTGGAGCAGCCGGCGCTGCTGGCGGCGATGGCCGGCGCCTATGCCGACATCGGCAGCAACCAGCGTGCGCTGACCCTGGCGCAACGCCTGGTCGCGCACGACCCCACCACCGAGGCGCGCCTGCAGTACGCCGGCGTGCTGCTGCGCGCGCACCAGGACGCGGAACTGGCGGCGACCCTGCGCCAGTTGCGCGACAGCGACATGAGCGCCGAGCAGCAGCGCCGCTACCAGGCGCTGCGCAGCGGCTACGTGCTGCGCCAGGTCGATGCGCTGCGCGAACTGGGCAATCTCGAAGCCGCCTACGACGCGCTGGCGCCGCTGCTGGCGCAGCAGAACCAGGACCCGCAGGCGGTGGCCGCGCTGGCGCGGCTGTATGCCGCCGCCGGCGACCAGCGCCAGGCGCTGGTGCTGTACCAGCAGCAACTGCAGCAGTCGCCCAACGACCTGGACACGCTGATCGCCGCGGCCAACACCGCCGCTGCGCTGCGCGACCTGCGCGGTGCCGAGGACTACCTGCAGCGTGCGCTGGCGCAGGCGCCGGAGTCGCCGCAGGTGCTCGCCGCCGCCGGCCGTGTGTACCGCAGCGCCGGCAAGAACCGCAAGGCCGAGCGCTACTTCCGCGCCGCGCTGGCGGCGCAGGCGCGCGAGGCCGGCCAGTACGACAACGGCCTGCCGGCCGCCAACGGCCCGGCGGCGTACGCCGCCGCCGGGCGCCCGCTCAATCCGTTCGCCGGCATGACCGGGCGCATGCCGCGCAGCGCTGCGGTGGTGTCCGATAGCCTCGGCGGCGGCGTGCCGGCACCGGCCTACGCGGCGCCCGCGCTGCCGGCGCCCGCGACGGCGCTGACCGGTGGCGACGACCTGCCGCCGCCGGCCAGTGCCGGCGCCACGGGCGTGGCCCTGGCCGCGTTGCCGGTGCCGGGCCAGCGCAGCCCCATCGCCCGCGGCGCGCCGCGCGCGCTGGCCGACGACGGGCTGCTGGCGGCCGCGCCGCGCGCGTCGTTGCGCCAGCCGGCCGTACCGTCCGCCTCCGCCGGCGGTTCCAGCGTGCTCGACGAGCTGCGCGAGGTGCAGGCCGAGAACAGCGACAGCCTCGCCACCGGCGCCAGCTACCGCGCCCGCGATGGCGAGGCCGGCCTGGGCCGGCTGCGCGACCTGGAAGTGCCGCTGCACGGCGAGTTCGCGGTGGGCGAGGGCAAGCTGCAGGTCGACGTCACCCCGACCCTGCTCGACGCCGGCGCGCTCGGCACCGGCTATGCCACCGCCAGCCGTTTCGGCGCCGGCCCCGTCGCGGCGATGGGCGATGCGCTGGCCGCCGATCGCACCCCGATCGACAGCCTGGTCGGCAGCGACCTGTACCAACTGCTGCTCACCGAGGGCAACAACAATGCCACCCGCAACGCGCTGCGCACCTATGCGGTCAACACCGGGCTGTACAACAAGCTGTTCAATGACACCGACCCGGCGCTGACCAACGCGCAGCGCGAGGCGGCGGCGCTGCAGGCGCTGTACGCCGAGCCGCTGTCGGCGTTCCTGCTCGGCAATACCGCCGCCGACACCGCGATCGGCACGCTGGCCAGCGCCATCCTCGGCGATGCGTCGCGCAGCGCCGATCTCAGTGCCGCCGACATCGCCCGCTTCCGCAACCTCGCCGCCAACCCCACCGCCGCGGCGCTGACCCCGGCCGGCTTCAGCCAGGCGCTGTACACCATGGCCGCCAACGGCAACGGCGCGCGGCGCATGGACCAGGACGCACGCGGCGTCGGCGTGGCGGTGACCTACAAGAACGGCGGCTTCAGCGCCGACCTGGGCAGCACGCCGGTCGGCTTCCCCGAGCGGCGCATCATCGGCGGCGTCGGCTATCGCGGCCAGGCCGGCGACAGCCTGACCTACTCGGGCGAGGTGTTCCGGCGCGCGGTCAGCGACAGCCTGCTGTCCTTCGGCGGCGTCGACGACGGCCGCGCCGGACTCGGCTGGGGCGGCGTGACCAGCAATGGCCTGCGCCTGTCGGCGACGCTCGACAACGGCCTGCTCGGCGGCTATGCCAGCGTCGGCGCCGATCGCCTGGTCGGCCGCAACGTCGCCAGCAACGACCACCGCCAGGTTGACCTCGGCGTGTACGTGCACGCGCTGGACACCGAGAACCAGTCGCTGACCGCCGGCCTCAACCTGACCGCGATGCAGTACGACAAGAACCTGGGCGGCTACACCTATGGCCAGGGCGGCTACTTCAGTCCGCAGGACTACGTGGATCTGGGTTTCCCGGTGCACTGGAGCGGGCGCACGGCCGGGCGCACGGTCAACTGGAGCGTGGACGCCAGCGTCGGCGTGCAGCATTTCCGCAGCGACGACAGCCCGTACTTCCCGACCAGCGCGCAGATGCAGCAGGCCGCCTACGACGCCGCTTCGCTGGCCGCGCTGCTGGGCCTGACCGACCGCTACGTCGCGCCGGTCTATGCCGGGCAGAGCAAGACCGGCATGTCCTACAACATCGCCGGCGCGGCCGAATGGCAGATCGCCCCCCAACTGTTCCTGGGCGGCCGCCTGCTGTTCAACAACGCGCGCGACTACACCCAGTTCAGCACCAACCTCTACGTGCGTTTCGTGCTCGACCGGCTCGGCGCCGGCCTCGGCCGCCGCCCGCAGGTGCTGGCCTCGCCGTACGTGCCGGAGTAG
- the bcsD gene encoding cellulose biosynthesis protein BcsD, translated as MSAHALQTHYRTHACSRQWRGFLHALAEEFAAELGAEDLALLMARIGRRFAAEHPVGTCATLQDLEEAANRIWDRLEWGYVRFEEQADRLDLLHAGSPLHIGLAGQATGADGFMEGVYQAWFVQVGMSAGLCVRALSSANEDLRRFVLTRVG; from the coding sequence ATGAGCGCTCACGCGTTGCAGACCCATTACCGCACCCACGCCTGTTCGCGGCAGTGGCGGGGCTTCCTGCACGCGCTGGCCGAGGAATTCGCCGCGGAACTGGGTGCCGAGGACCTGGCGTTGCTGATGGCGCGGATCGGCCGTCGCTTCGCCGCCGAACACCCGGTCGGCACCTGCGCCACCCTGCAGGACCTGGAGGAGGCGGCCAACCGTATCTGGGACCGCCTGGAATGGGGCTATGTGCGGTTCGAGGAGCAGGCCGACCGCCTCGACCTGCTGCACGCCGGTTCGCCGCTGCACATCGGCCTGGCCGGGCAGGCCACCGGCGCCGACGGATTCATGGAAGGGGTGTATCAGGCATGGTTCGTGCAGGTCGGCATGTCGGCCGGGCTGTGCGTGCGTGCGTTGTCGTCTGCGAACGAGGATCTGCGTCGCTTCGTGCTGACCCGGGTCGGCTGA